CTTGTCCATGTCATGCAATGCGGCACCCAAAATAGGTAATTACAACTTTACAGTGAACCACAGCCCGGAATAATAAGTAGATGGAAGAACTTGACTTGCACTTGTCCGGCAGGAAGTAGGTATAACCCCCCACCCCAAAAAGAGAAGATACGAAACTAGAATAAACAAATATAAAATACGCAGAGAAAGGTGCATTTACCCTGAGCTGCCTAGCAACATCCCTAGCTGATGAACCAGAAACTTCAATCCATGTCTTTGAGAAGAGAGCACAAGCTGACAGCATGAAGACTACATAGAACAGTGCATGGAATGGGTTTGCAACAATATCAGCCAAACTGCAAGGTTTCAAACATGTTCACATAAGCATTATTATTAAGAACAGTGAGTTGTGAATGAGTACAAGAAACCAAATgcacggtaaaaaaaaaactaagctAGTGAGTAAAATAAATTAGCCATTCACCTTGACGGAGCGGTTACATAGTAAGCAAGACCGCCAACAGGAATAGAATGGCCAGAATACTCAGATTCCTGCCATTTCCCAAGAAGGTTAACCAGGAAATTTCCGCTGAACTTCTTGTAAAGAAGCTGCAATAGCAATAAAAGTGTTAGCAGTTTCACATACATAAAAAGATTAAGAACTAAAGCACTGGAATCAAAGTATCCACCTGAGATATGAAGTAGAGGTTGGTAATCAGTGCCGAGTGCAGGATGATGGGCATGTTTGATGTGTAAAACAGCTTAATTGGATATGAACCTTGCTGCCCACGGGCATTCCTAGATCTCACTGGAAGCACAACACGGAAGCCTTGGAAATAGATAACAATGAGGAAGACCAGGACAGTAGCAAGTAAGTTGGTCACGTTTGGAAGATTCTGGCGGTAGAACGCCTCCCGTAGGGCACGGACTTTGTCAGTTCTAGTAATCAACAGATGGAACAAACCAATAACGGCTCCTTCAAATTCAGCACCACGGCCACTGTTGATGGTTGTGGGGCTAAACGCCTTCCAGATGATATTCTCACTGTATGACAGAAGTTTAACATCAGCCAAATCGTCACAGAACAATATGACAACAGAAATAAAGCTCAGCATACTTACCAGATGTTGGTTGCAATGAACAGAGAAATGCCAGAACCCAAACCATAGCCTTTCTGGAGAAGTTCATCAAGACAGATGACGATGATGCCAGCAAAAAACAGTTGAAGTATAATGAGAATAGCATTCCCTGTTCCTAGTTGGGCTACACTGCCATACATTCCAGACAGAACGTATGCCACAGCTTCCCCAATAGCAATCAGGATACCAAGCAACTTCTGTGCACCATTCCTGAGTAAGAAAAAGGTACTATGCATCAGAAGACTATCACCGGGAAAAGGAAATAAGAGTCAGGAAGCTTTAATTACTTCTGCGGCTATTCCTTGATAAGATTATATAGGCTTTTTAATGATCAGACTAAGGAAACAGAGGCGACCAACATGTAGACAGCAGTAAATATGAGATTGTACAATTTTCAATACTTACAGAAGCGCACGATCCTCTCTCACGCTGTTGTCGACTTCAATGATCTTCGATCCTACTAGAAGTTGCATTACCATCCCAGATGTCACAATTGGAGTAATGCCCAGCTCCATCACAGTACCACGGTTTGATGCAAGGATAGCACGCAGCCAGTAGAAAGGATCAGCTCCGGTAGTTGAATGGATACCATAGAGCGGGAGCTGGCTGCACACTAGGAAAATGAAGAGGGCAATGACGGTGTAGATGATTTTTTCTCTGAATGGAATTCTCCTATCAGCACTCTGTACTTCCGGTAAGAAAGCTAGAAAGGGCCTGACAAGATGCAGGACTCTGAAACCGCCAGCCATGATCCTGTGCTCAAGAAAACATAATAAATTAACATTATGCAATGCAAACCAAAATCTGAAGTACAAAACCCTCAACTTGGTACCATGAATATAGTAGCAAGACAAACAATCAGCGATTATGAATAAAAATGTAAGATGCAACCATTGGACTCCAACATAAGCGAAGCTACCAAAattaaaacatcttatatgcAGGGTCCAGGAAGCTTAAATCTAAGATAAAGCACAAACGGAGATCAACATCAATCATCAGAGATGTGTTCCTTCAAAACGTGCAGACAGGATTCTGTGTTCAGTAACATCAATTTGAAATTGAAAGAGATAATCATCAATCTAAACCATAGTCATAGAgcgaaacaaataaaataccCTCTGCCTCATATACAAGCAACCTCTGGCTAGACCTAAGCAGCAGCAAACAAAGCTATCCTCATTGGTCAGCCTGGATCCTTCCATCCAACTGCAGCGAAGAAGAAAAGCCTGGATCCCAAACGAATTAAGCTAGAATATGGTCTACGCCTCCTTCTATACCGCAGGACCAACCGCATGTACCATCATGTCGTGCTCAACCACCCGCACGGATCACACAAAATCGGGCCGCGCGAAATCGCAATCCTATCAAACAGACGCCGCATGAATCTGAAAGCCTGAAACTCGTCGAGATCCAGACATGGGAGAGGTAGTGCGAGGAGCACTAGCAAGCAAACGGCGTTACCTGGCCGACGGGGAGCCCGGAGCCGAGGAGCGCGGAAGCGTCGCAGGCTCGCAGCCGGCGCTGTTGACGCAGCCGGGAGACCCAAGGCGGAGACAGAGATTGAGAGGGGCTGGTGGAACACGAGGCGAGAGGTACGGAGACAGGAAGAGCGGGCGGGTTTAGCAGAGAACAGCGAGGCCGCTGGTCCGCTTCGGGACGCTGCAGGTGGGCCCGAAAGTGGCGCGGGGAGATCGCGTGGCTGTTGGGGCACGTCGCGGCCGTCGGATCTGGAACGGGCGCCTGGGATGGGCTCCAATGACGTGGAACGGCTAGTACTACAAGAAAACCTGCAGGTCACGCGACGCAAAGGGGACAGGCTCTGAGAGAAGGCGCGCTTTTACGGTTAGGCGATGACGTGGTCTATTTATCAGGATAGAGTTCTGTTTGGAATTTCTTCTCCACGTGATACTGATAGAGTAACGTTTGGAGTATCTTTTGagtttccttttccttttctaaaCTTTAATGTCGGGATTGATATTGTAAAACATACTCGCTCCGTCCTAAATTAACTGATGtgtatacaaatccacatcggttaattcaggacggagggagtatatcattCAAACGAAGCTATGCAGTCAATTTAGTTATTTGGATGGATGAAATCTTTAGATCCGTCGTAAACTCGTTCCTTAGTATcagtacatatatatgtatagtTATATATCAAATAATACATCAGAAATTATTGGTGACATAAACGAATCCATTGATTGTAGCAATTTTGAATTGATAAGATTTATTTGTAATTAACTGATGATTTTCCTATCAGATTGAAAGTTTTTTCATTAGTCGCGATATAGTTTGATCTTAATTAGTTAGGTTTCCATAATTGGTTGAAAGCTTTCCATGATATGAAACTAATTGATTTTCCATAATTGATCGAGAACTTTCCATTAGTCGTGTATAGGAAACTAATGGGCCGATTTTTCATTGATTGTGTTCTCATAATTAATTGGTCAATTGTATTGGTGGGTAATTATAATAAAAACATGCTGTGCAACATATATCAGTGAATCGACGTGGAATGTTAGATTTAGCCAATTGAATGGATAGGATATTTCAGATCCGCCACGCCTTTTATAACAGCAAACATATATTGGAAACTTCTTTGAATATGGGTGCCTTGGCACATTGGTCCATATAAGCTTGAAATAGGAGAATGTCCAATAatatgacaaaaaaataaaaaaaaattactccatCCATCCTCAAATACGAAAGGAGTACTTATATTTCTATTGTCTGTTTTCTCATTACGCAGCTGCAAAAGCCCATGTTGTTTGATATGGCCGGTGAGTAGAGTTGGAAGAAGaaaatctaaaaaaatcaCGAGCTCAATGAGTACCTGAAAACTCGGTTGGCTCGACTCTACTTGAACTTGGACCGGAATGAGTCAACCCGAGGTGGTACTCCTTCCATTCCGGTAGAGAACTGCTATACGTCCGACGAAAACCTGTACGATTTATGTACGACACTGCATGCCTGCCATCTATTCACTTGCTGTGTGGCCACGATGCACCGTCGTATGGAGTTCGTACAAATTTCATCGAGTATAaatgtaatttgttttttctgtaaGGAAATTAATGCACGTCATAGTCTAATTTCTATTATTATAGAAAGAAATTCGAATCATTTCTCGAGCCGTATGAGGAGAAAACCTCCTATACGTTTCTAGGGGGGACGTTGTTTATCTACATCTATCCCAATAAGCTGTCTATCGAATCGTTGCAATTGATGTTCGATTTcgaagagaaggaaaagatcTTCAAAAAGTAGGTTTTTATGATCCGATAAAGAATCAAACTTCTTTAAATGTTTCAGCTATTCTCTATTTCCTTGAAAAGGATGTTCAACCGACAAGAACTGTTTATGATATTTTAAAGAAGGCGgaattttttaaagaaaaagaaagaactttGAGTTAAAATAGAGAACTAAATGAGAGCAATTCCGATTCCCTTATGCCGGCTGTTCTTGCTATTCTCTCCAACCAAGACGGGCGATGAGTGGGCAGATCAATTATAGCATGAGAAAAACGGCCAGCACCGCACGCGCCAGGGTTGCCCGGATTAGCTTTAGTTACTCAACAGTCTTTGGAGATTTTGTAGGGCCGATTGGTTGGCTTCCTTTTGCATTAATTGCTCAGGCAATTGTTTAAGCTTTCCTAAGTAGATCGTTAAATCGGGAAGTGGGCAGCCTGGCCCTTTTCTCTTCGGCCTTAACTGCAGCCCGTTCGGTGTTTTGCTGCGTACGATGGGGGGCAGAAATTGACACGAGAGATGGGCTTGCTCGGCTCGGTCTGCCATCACGGCCGGGGGCGAGTTGCAAATGTCACGCGTccgttgattttttttttttaacggaCACGCGTCTGTTGATTATTATGCCTGCTAGGACTTGGCAGATGGCACCTGCGTGCCAAATGCCGTAAACGAGCCGTGGATGCCAAAATGTAACAGTCGCAAGAAGCCCGATCCGGTATTTTCAGCTGGTCCAAAACTCCAGATCAACTGGTCCGGACTAGTCAAAAGAGACGAGACATGTGGAATCGAAGAACCAACCAGAGATCGATGCATGTCCATCGGAATGGAAGAATAGCATTCCACACTGGCTGCCAAATCTCGAGTCGCCGACGACGCGGATCGACGGCCGGGCTTAATTAATTGGATCGCAATCGTCGGTGGGCCGAGGATCAAGAACATTAACTGCCAGAACGCGCGTGTGTCCTCGTACCGGTCGCCGTCTCCGCACATCTTGTACACATGCAACTCAACTCAAGACTCTGCCAATTGATGCATGCGCGCCATACTGATACACACAGTATACGTCGCATCCCGTAAGTCTCTCGGAATTGCTCTGGTCCCTGTACCGCTGTATACGTTCTATGATTGGTGTGACGCGTCTGAACTCGTCCTAGCAGCAGCAAGACAAACGAAGAAGAACATGCAGTTGAGACCTACGGCATTAATTTGAAGGAGAAAAATTAAACTTGAGTCAAGTCGCAGTTAATTCAGTCTCACGTTCTTGCACTGTACGTGAGCAAAGCAGGCGCGCGGTTCGCCAGCGATCGAGATGCAGCGAGCTATAGCGCATTTGGAGCGTCGACCACATGTGCTCCGTGCAGTGGAAGTTTTCGTTTTTTGGTTGTAACCTGCTTAAATTAATTACCCCTTCCATTCTGAAATAAGTAAAATAAGCGAACTGGATTTGTATTCCGGACGTACATGGCTGGCATGACAGACTTTTTAAATGTTTTGGATGCAACCTAAGTACTCTTTCTATCTAGAATTTGTTGATTTCTCGGTGTGCCGCATATGTACAATAGGCCAATGGAAGATATGTGATTTTGATTTCGTGATGATCCGTGCAGTGGAGGTTGTCTCCGAGTGCACATTAATTGTTTTCTCGTCAGATTACGCAGAAAGGACCAACAAGAACACACTGGACCCGTATGCACCAAAAATTAAGAGACATGGTAGTCGACGGCACGACACCACTGATCACGATAGGGTGAAACGACTGCATGTCCCTTTTCATGGGAGTAAGCTTATGGTCGATATAAGACGAGGATCTCGACATGCGGCGGTGTGCAGCTAAAATATTTCACTGCGTGCGCGTATTGTTGAAACACGGTAAGAAGAATAAGAGGAAGCTGTCCCTGTCCACGGGGACGTGCAAGTCCCTTCCGAACGGAGAAGTCTGCTCGAGATTGCTGCCTCCATCGTGTCAATCCGAACTGACATCGGCGATCATTCGTGTTGTAAATTTAGAGGTTGCTTCTTTCGACCGCTGACAAGCGAGCAGTCCTGTACTTTTGCCTGCCGGCCGTGCGTGACCGTATCGCGGTGAGAAAACACGTACTACAGCATGTACTTGGCTGTTGCATCGCAGCCCTGCGCATCGTCTCGTAAACACGAAGAGCCACTTCCATGCCAATATGCCATGACACCCAAACAGACAAAGGTCCTCAACAAGAACTTTGACGATCTTGGCTCATGGTCATGGGTGAAACCCATGGCCCATGCGGCCATCCATGCCCGGCCACAATCTGACGTACCTTTTTGCTCCCGCGGTTCCCAACCGCCCTCCACACTCTCTTCGCACATTTCCTTCCCTGTAAGCAAGAAGCGCTCACTCCCAAGCTTCTGAATCCTGTCAGCGGGAAGCATTCCTCCTCCCGGACAAAACGTCTGCATAGACTGCACGCATGTAGTAGAACACTTCTGGAAATTGCTTtgctttcaaaaaaaaatattttttgctGGCTCCATCCATTCATCCGAACTGGCACGCGACTCCAAAACCAGCAATAAGCAAAACAAGATCAAGATAAGATGCGCATCGCCAACCATCCATATGGTCAATTTAGAGGAGGATTAATTGACTGCCGACGATAATCACATCTCGCTTTTGACAACATTTTAGTATTTTCCAGATTTAATACTACTCCTACGCAGATGTTGCATGCATCTTGCAATAAACAGGGACAGCCAATAACTAGCTAGCATGCCATGGCATGTGCACAACCTGACTAATTAACAGGTAGGAGTAGTACAGTAGTACAATTCGTCAACAAGCTTCGAACAATCATTTGTGCGAAAGGAAGAGGAAATTCCTCCACATGTGACTTCCCCTTCACACTTTTGTTCCCTTGCGTTCCTTCAGTTGGATTGGTTTAAGTGGGGGCGTGCATGCCTCCATTTCTCTCGCCATTATAAATACCCACATACATAGACGCATTGTGATCTCTATCTATCCTTGCTCTCCGGAGCCCACAGACCACGACGTACGCCCCGGCCTCgcctctcctttttctttctttcccacTGACTCCAATTCCAAATATGGGGATAAAGAGGCCGGGGCGCTGCAACTGCGCTACCGCGGCGGAGTT
This is a stretch of genomic DNA from Brachypodium distachyon strain Bd21 chromosome 1, Brachypodium_distachyon_v3.0, whole genome shotgun sequence. It encodes these proteins:
- the LOC100836804 gene encoding protein transport protein Sec61 subunit alpha; this encodes MAGGFRVLHLVRPFLAFLPEVQSADRRIPFREKIIYTVIALFIFLVCSQLPLYGIHSTTGADPFYWLRAILASNRGTVMELGITPIVTSGMVMQLLVGSKIIEVDNSVREDRALLNGAQKLLGILIAIGEAVAYVLSGMYGSVAQLGTGNAILIILQLFFAGIIVICLDELLQKGYGLGSGISLFIATNICENIIWKAFSPTTINSGRGAEFEGAVIGLFHLLITRTDKVRALREAFYRQNLPNVTNLLATVLVFLIVIYFQGFRVVLPVRSRNARGQQGSYPIKLFYTSNMPIILHSALITNLYFISQLLYKKFSGNFLVNLLGKWQESEYSGHSIPVGGLAYYVTAPSSLADIVANPFHALFYVVFMLSACALFSKTWIEVSGSSARDVARQLREQQMVMPGHREASLERELNRYIPTAAAFGGVCIGALTVLADFMGAIGSGTGILLAVTIIYQYFETFEKEKAGELGFFGF